One region of Quercus lobata isolate SW786 chromosome 2, ValleyOak3.0 Primary Assembly, whole genome shotgun sequence genomic DNA includes:
- the LOC115974854 gene encoding probable WRKY transcription factor 40 isoform X2 translates to MSSKIASTMDSRCPDTSLDLNLGTLGHMKEEETPYEKAGPLFEELQRMSSENKKLTEMLVHMCENYNALQSHLMDLKSKRSEQESMNSRKRKAERDYYGNMIGINGNNECSSSDDHEESRKRPKEETIKTKVKRFCVRSSDTSNNSLPVQDGYQWRKYGQKVTRDNPSPRAYFKCSFAPSCPVKKKVQRSAEDPSFLVVTYEGEHNHHKNPSQVEVSLGLSQRENLESPSISASMRSSAPTTVTLDLVHPAGLHDSAKKSNQEVESPAFQQFLVQQMASSLTKDPNFTTALAAAISGRFLDYTMN, encoded by the exons ATGAGCTCTAAAATAGCCTCTACAATGGACTCAAGGTGCCCCGACACTTCTCTCGACCTCAACCTTGGTACTTTGGGGCACATGAAGGAGGAAGAAACTCCG TATGAAAAGGCTGGTCCTTTATTCGAAGAATTGCAACGGATGAGCTCTGAGAACAAGAAGCTAACCGAGATGCTAGTTCACATGTGTGAGAATTACAATGCTTTGCAAAGCCATCTGATGGATCTGAAAAGCAAACGCTCCGAACAAGAATCCATGAATTCAAGGAAGAGAAAGGCTGAGAGAGACTATTATGGGAATATGATAGGAATTAATGGAAATAATGAGTGCAGCTCTAGTGATGATCATGAAGAGTCACGTAAAAGGCCAAAGGAAGAAACCATCAAGACAAAGGTTAAAAGGTTTTGCGTACGGAGTAGTGATACATCCAATAACAGCTTA CCTGTGCAGGATGGATATCAATGGAGAAAATACGGTCAAAAGGTCACTAGGGATAACCCATCTCCTAGAGCTTATTTTAAGTGCTCCTTTGCTCCAAGCTGCCCAGTCAAAAAGAAG GTGCAAAGAAGTGCTGAAGATCCATCTTTCTTAGTTGTTACTTATGAAGGAGAGCACAACCACCACAAGAACCCATCTCAAGTTGAAGTATCATTAGGCTTGAGCCAACGTGAAAACCTTGAGTCGCCTTCCATTTCAGCATCCATGAGATCTTCAGCTCCTACAACCGTGACTCTCGATTTGGTCCATCCTGCAGGGCTTCATGACAGTGCCAAAAAATCCAATCAAGAAGTTGAATCACCGGCTTTCCAACAGTTTTTGGTCCAACAAATGGCTTCTTCCTTAACAAAAGATCCCAATTTCACAACAGCGCTTGCCGCAGCCATTTCAGGAAGATTTTTGGACTATACCATGAATTGA
- the LOC115974854 gene encoding probable WRKY transcription factor 40 isoform X1: protein MSSKIASTMDSRCPDTSLDLNLGTLGHMKEEETPKREYLGELPHVDGKASVKKEYEKAGPLFEELQRMSSENKKLTEMLVHMCENYNALQSHLMDLKSKRSEQESMNSRKRKAERDYYGNMIGINGNNECSSSDDHEESRKRPKEETIKTKVKRFCVRSSDTSNNSLPVQDGYQWRKYGQKVTRDNPSPRAYFKCSFAPSCPVKKKVQRSAEDPSFLVVTYEGEHNHHKNPSQVEVSLGLSQRENLESPSISASMRSSAPTTVTLDLVHPAGLHDSAKKSNQEVESPAFQQFLVQQMASSLTKDPNFTTALAAAISGRFLDYTMN, encoded by the exons ATGAGCTCTAAAATAGCCTCTACAATGGACTCAAGGTGCCCCGACACTTCTCTCGACCTCAACCTTGGTACTTTGGGGCACATGAAGGAGGAAGAAACTCCG AAGAGAGAGTATTTAGGAGAGTTACCTCATGTTGATGGGAAAGCCTCGGTTAAAAAAGAG TATGAAAAGGCTGGTCCTTTATTCGAAGAATTGCAACGGATGAGCTCTGAGAACAAGAAGCTAACCGAGATGCTAGTTCACATGTGTGAGAATTACAATGCTTTGCAAAGCCATCTGATGGATCTGAAAAGCAAACGCTCCGAACAAGAATCCATGAATTCAAGGAAGAGAAAGGCTGAGAGAGACTATTATGGGAATATGATAGGAATTAATGGAAATAATGAGTGCAGCTCTAGTGATGATCATGAAGAGTCACGTAAAAGGCCAAAGGAAGAAACCATCAAGACAAAGGTTAAAAGGTTTTGCGTACGGAGTAGTGATACATCCAATAACAGCTTA CCTGTGCAGGATGGATATCAATGGAGAAAATACGGTCAAAAGGTCACTAGGGATAACCCATCTCCTAGAGCTTATTTTAAGTGCTCCTTTGCTCCAAGCTGCCCAGTCAAAAAGAAG GTGCAAAGAAGTGCTGAAGATCCATCTTTCTTAGTTGTTACTTATGAAGGAGAGCACAACCACCACAAGAACCCATCTCAAGTTGAAGTATCATTAGGCTTGAGCCAACGTGAAAACCTTGAGTCGCCTTCCATTTCAGCATCCATGAGATCTTCAGCTCCTACAACCGTGACTCTCGATTTGGTCCATCCTGCAGGGCTTCATGACAGTGCCAAAAAATCCAATCAAGAAGTTGAATCACCGGCTTTCCAACAGTTTTTGGTCCAACAAATGGCTTCTTCCTTAACAAAAGATCCCAATTTCACAACAGCGCTTGCCGCAGCCATTTCAGGAAGATTTTTGGACTATACCATGAATTGA